The DNA window CTGCCACATGCGGTACTGCTGGACCGCACGATTCAATGGATGTTTCATAAGTCAAAATTTCATGAAGGCCGGCAAAACGCTGGTCAAGGCAGCTATGTCGAGTTGGTGGTAAGCGCGTCAAAATCATTGGTGCAGAAGTCGCGCGAAGAAATCCTCGAACTGGCAACGCGCGAGCTGGCTGAGTTCTTTCCCGCGGTGCGCGAGGCGAAGCTGGTGAAATCCACGGTGATCAAAGAAATTTATGCCACCTATGCAATTCTCCCCGGGCTGGACAAGTTCCGTCCGGCGGCAAAAACACAATGGCCGCAAGTCTTCCTGGCGGGCGATTGGACGGCGACTGGCTGGCCTGCAACCATGGAAGGCGCGGTTCGTAGCGGATATCTTGCGGCTGAAGCATTGATGAAAAGCGTTGGACAAGAACAGATGTTTGTTGTCGCCGACTTGCCGGCGACCGGATTTATGAAGCTGTTTTGGTAAATGTTTCTGCCGATCTGATCATTCGCTCTGCGATGATTGCCGCAATCTACCCCTTTGTTTTCAATAGCTTATTGCCCACCCCTGCTGCAGGAATCTCCCGATCACCCGTCGAAGCCGGAACCGAGCTAACAGAATTAAGAAATTTAACACCGCTTTAATTTTGTCACGTACAGTGCGGGCGCATGATCCTAATTGTTAAACGGTCCTCCCCCTTAGTTCAAGGAAAGGACAGACGAGATGAGCGAGTCACAACAGTTTAGAAACTTCCGGATATGGGCAGCAGTGGGAGTTGCTCTGGTTTATGTGGTTCTGGCAGTCAGTGGAAACGCATAAGAACTGAACACAAATTTTTGAAAGCGCACCGACCCTCCCTTGCGCTTTACCGAAAGATCAGCACGGTCGAACCTGGCGTGCTGATCTTTTGCTTTTGCTAGAAACCCTGTCGTATCAGTTCCGCTGCTGTAAGTTTGCCGCTTACTTTGCCGTGGGGCATCTTTTCAGCGTATTTTGCCAGAACATCCACTTCAATATTGACAGGATCGCCATCGTGTAGTGCGCGAAGGTTGGTTGACTGCCAGGTGTGCGGGATGATGGCAATTTCCACTCGACTTCCTTCAATGCCTGCGACGGTGAGACTTATGCCTTCAATCGTGATTGAACCTTGAGGGACCACATAGCGAGAAAGCTCAGACGGCAACTCGACAACCAAACGCCAGTCATCGCGAAACTTGATCTTTTGCAGGCTGACAATGGAACCCACTCCGTCCACGTGTCCTTGCACCACATGGCCGCCCATGCGGTCCTGGGCCTTGGCCGGTAATTCCAGATTCACAATTGACCCGGCTTTCAGTCGTTGCAGCGATGTACGGTTTAAAGTCTCTTCTGCAAGGTCGGCGGAAAATTGATGTTCGCTGATGTCAAGCGCGGTGAGGCAGACGCCGCTCACGGCGACGCTATCACCAGTTTTTAATTCGGATGGAATGGCCGTGGCTTTGATGGTGATGCGGGTGACGGAACCACGGTTCTGGCCAGCCACGCGTTCTGTAGAAGCGATTTCGCCGGTTTCCTGGATGAGTCCGGTAAACATCAGATGTGCTCCTCCGGCGCCAGATAAGGATCGCGCAGGTATCCTTCGACCGCGAAATCCTCGCCGAAGCGATGCAGAACGATGTCTTTCACCTGCGCTGCTTCGCTGAGACGGCGGAACCCTTCACCGCCGGCAAAAGGCACTGATCCGCCACCGGCAAGAATCTTAGGGGCGTAATAAAGAAAGATCTTGTCCACCACGCCCGTGGCAAGCGCGGTCCAGTTGACTAGCGCGCCGCCTTCAATCAGCAGGCTGGTGATCCCCAGTTCACCCAGACGAACGGCGATTTTGGCGAGGTCGGGGCGGCCATCACTCGAGCCGAGCGGGATCTGTTCCACACGAATGCCATGTTCTTCCAGGAGACGGCGTTTCTTTTCTTCGGCAAAGGAACAGAAGATCAGCACGTCATCCTTGGCGGTCTTGACCAGGCGGGATTCCAACGGACAACGCAGGCGCGAGTCAAGCACAACGCGAAGGAGCGGTAGCCGTCGAGGAAAACCGGTACGGTCAGTGAGCAAAGGATCGTCCGCAATGACGGTGCCAACTCCGACCATGATCGCATCTGATTCATGCCGCAGCTCCTGCACGTGTGCGCGAGCTTCCTCGCTGGTGATCCAGCCACCTGTGGCGCC is part of the Terriglobia bacterium genome and encodes:
- a CDS encoding riboflavin synthase; translation: MFTGLIQETGEIASTERVAGQNRGSVTRITIKATAIPSELKTGDSVAVSGVCLTALDISEHQFSADLAEETLNRTSLQRLKAGSIVNLELPAKAQDRMGGHVVQGHVDGVGSIVSLQKIKFRDDWRLVVELPSELSRYVVPQGSITIEGISLTVAGIEGSRVEIAIIPHTWQSTNLRALHDGDPVNIEVDVLAKYAEKMPHGKVSGKLTAAELIRQGF
- the ribD gene encoding bifunctional diaminohydroxyphosphoribosylaminopyrimidine deaminase/5-amino-6-(5-phosphoribosylamino)uracil reductase RibD, producing the protein MAFSAQDEHFMRQALELARRGTALVSPGARVGAVIVDNTGQLVGEGYYIFDGLKHAEVLALEQAGSRARGGTIYLNLEPHCHHGRTPPCTDALIAAGIKRVVAAMPDPNPKVAGKGFEQLRTAGIRVESGLLEAEARRINEAFARHILTGLPLVTLKSGMTLDGKIAPPPGDSFNPSALGATGATGGWITSEEARAHVQELRHESDAIMVGVGTVIADDPLLTDRTGFPRRLPLLRVVLDSRLRCPLESRLVKTAKDDVLIFCSFAEEKKRRLLEEHGIRVEQIPLGSSDGRPDLAKIAVRLGELGITSLLIEGGALVNWTALATGVVDKIFLYYAPKILAGGGSVPFAGGEGFRRLSEAAQVKDIVLHRFGEDFAVEGYLRDPYLAPEEHI